In a single window of the Streptomyces cinnabarinus genome:
- a CDS encoding Rieske (2Fe-2S) protein: MTSRPKRRTILLATGAAALVAGCGDSGDDGGSTEQTAEITETPGTGESPDAAGQELTTTDDIPVGGGKIFKDEKVVVTQPEEGEFKAFSAICTHQQCIVANVEGGTINCTCHGSKFSITDGAVENPPATRPLPAEEIAVEGNSIRLV, from the coding sequence ATGACCTCCCGGCCGAAGCGGCGCACCATCCTTCTCGCCACCGGAGCGGCGGCACTCGTCGCGGGTTGTGGCGACTCAGGCGACGACGGCGGATCCACCGAGCAGACCGCCGAGATCACGGAGACCCCCGGGACCGGTGAGTCCCCCGACGCGGCCGGCCAGGAGCTGACCACGACGGACGACATCCCGGTCGGCGGCGGCAAGATCTTCAAGGACGAGAAGGTCGTGGTGACCCAGCCGGAGGAAGGCGAGTTCAAGGCCTTCTCGGCGATCTGCACCCACCAGCAGTGCATCGTCGCGAACGTCGAGGGCGGCACGATCAACTGCACCTGCCACGGCAGCAAGTTCAGCATCACGGACGGCGCGGTGGAGAACCCGCCGGCGACCAGGCCGCTGCCCGCGGAAGAGATCGCGGTGGAGGGAAATTCGATCCGCCTGGTGTGA
- the cmk gene encoding (d)CMP kinase: MENGAAQPVIVAIDGPSGTGKSSTSKAVAAQLGLSYLDTGAQYRAITWWMVTNGIDIDDPHAIAAAAGKPDIVSGTDPANPTIVVDGTDVAAPIRTQEVTSQVSAVSAVPEVRARITELQRSIASGAEGGIVVEGRDIGTTVLPDADLKIFLTASPEARAARRSGELKGADVHATREALIKRDAADSSRKTSPLAKAGDAVEVDTTELTLTQVIECVVTLVEEKRAGK; the protein is encoded by the coding sequence GTGGAAAACGGCGCCGCCCAGCCCGTGATTGTCGCCATCGACGGCCCCTCCGGCACGGGCAAGTCGAGCACGTCGAAGGCCGTCGCGGCGCAGCTCGGCCTGAGCTACCTCGACACCGGCGCCCAGTACCGGGCGATCACCTGGTGGATGGTGACCAACGGCATCGACATAGACGACCCGCACGCCATCGCCGCCGCGGCCGGCAAGCCGGACATCGTCTCCGGCACCGACCCGGCGAACCCCACCATCGTCGTCGACGGCACCGACGTCGCCGCCCCGATCCGCACCCAGGAGGTCACCTCCCAGGTCAGCGCGGTCAGCGCGGTGCCCGAGGTGCGGGCCCGGATCACCGAGCTGCAGCGCTCCATCGCGTCCGGCGCCGAGGGCGGCATCGTCGTCGAGGGCCGGGACATCGGCACGACCGTGCTGCCCGACGCCGATCTGAAGATCTTCCTCACCGCCTCCCCGGAGGCCCGTGCCGCCCGCCGCAGCGGTGAGCTGAAGGGCGCCGACGTCCACGCCACCCGCGAGGCCCTGATCAAGCGGGATGCCGCCGACTCCTCCCGGAAGACCTCGCCGCTGGCCAAGGCCGGGGACGCGGTCGAGGTGGACACCACCGAGCTCACCCTCACGCAGGTCATCGAGTGCGTCGTGACGCTCGTCGAGGAGAAGCGGGCCGGGAAGTGA
- a CDS encoding sigma-70 family RNA polymerase sigma factor has protein sequence MVATTDRDEFVRLTDPYRRELLAHCYRMLGSADEAEDLVQETYLRAWRSYDGYEGRASLRTWLHRIATNTCLTALEGRARRPLPTGLGEPSQTPEEPLRAPATDVPWLQPLPDALLDPAWVVAARGSLRLALVAALQHLPARQRAVLILRDVLAWRAPEVAAVLGTSTAAVKSSLQRARARLAELAPEEDLVTEPSGAADREVLDRYVAAFENADMDALLTLLRDGVELEMPPHLEWFRGAKEVHRFLVARRHETGTLRMLPTRANGQPAVAMYVRGTDGVLRPHSLQVLTVEDGALARITAFLDTDVFGRFGLPGELV, from the coding sequence ATGGTGGCGACGACGGACCGCGACGAGTTCGTACGGCTGACCGACCCGTACCGGCGCGAGCTGCTCGCGCACTGCTACCGCATGCTGGGCTCGGCCGACGAGGCCGAGGACCTGGTGCAGGAGACCTATCTGCGGGCCTGGCGGTCCTACGACGGCTACGAGGGCCGCGCGTCCCTGCGGACCTGGCTGCACAGGATCGCCACCAACACGTGTCTGACGGCGCTGGAGGGCCGCGCGCGCCGTCCGCTGCCCACGGGGCTCGGCGAGCCCTCCCAGACGCCTGAGGAGCCGCTGAGGGCCCCCGCGACGGACGTTCCCTGGCTCCAGCCGCTGCCCGACGCGCTGCTCGACCCGGCGTGGGTCGTGGCCGCCCGGGGAAGCCTGCGGCTCGCGCTCGTCGCCGCGCTCCAGCATCTGCCCGCGCGGCAGCGGGCGGTGCTCATCCTGCGGGACGTGCTCGCCTGGCGGGCGCCCGAGGTCGCCGCCGTGCTCGGGACCTCCACTGCTGCCGTCAAGAGCAGCCTGCAACGCGCGCGTGCCCGGCTGGCGGAGCTGGCCCCCGAGGAGGACCTCGTGACCGAGCCCTCGGGCGCCGCCGACCGGGAGGTCCTCGACCGGTACGTGGCCGCCTTCGAGAACGCCGACATGGACGCCCTGCTCACCCTCCTGCGGGACGGCGTCGAGCTGGAGATGCCGCCCCACCTGGAGTGGTTCCGGGGCGCCAAGGAGGTGCACCGCTTCCTGGTGGCGCGCCGTCACGAGACGGGCACCCTGCGGATGCTGCCCACGCGTGCGAACGGACAGCCCGCGGTGGCGATGTACGTCCGCGGGACGGACGGCGTGCTGCGCCCGCACTCCCTCCAGGTGCTCACCGTCGAGGACGGTGCCCTCGCCCGCATCACCGCCTTCCTGGACACCGACGTGTTCGGCCGGTTCGGGCTGCCCGGGGAGCTCGTATGA
- a CDS encoding NUDIX hydrolase gives MEYDKHAYEPFAVTVDLAVLTLRSGALHVLLVERGQEPYAGRWALPGGFVQPDESAETAARRELAEETGLSDVSGLHLEQLRTYSEPGRDPRMRVVSVAFAALLPDAPDVHGGSDAADARWVPYDGAGPLAFDHDRILADAHERVGAKLEYSCLATAFCPPEFTLGELQQVYEAVWGTPLDRPNFRRKVLATPGFVEAVPGASRLTGGRGKPAALYRAGTATALHPPLLRPTPEGPSA, from the coding sequence GTGGAGTACGACAAGCACGCCTACGAACCCTTCGCCGTCACCGTCGACCTCGCCGTCCTCACGCTCCGTTCCGGCGCCCTGCACGTGCTGCTCGTCGAGCGCGGACAGGAGCCCTACGCCGGGCGCTGGGCGCTGCCCGGTGGCTTCGTGCAGCCCGACGAGTCCGCGGAGACGGCGGCCCGGCGTGAACTTGCCGAGGAGACCGGCCTGTCGGATGTCTCCGGGCTCCATCTGGAACAGCTGCGGACCTACAGCGAGCCCGGCCGCGACCCCCGGATGCGGGTCGTCTCGGTCGCCTTCGCCGCCCTCCTGCCCGACGCGCCCGACGTGCACGGCGGCAGCGACGCGGCGGACGCCCGCTGGGTGCCGTACGACGGAGCCGGGCCCCTCGCCTTCGATCACGACCGGATCCTGGCCGACGCCCATGAACGCGTCGGCGCCAAGCTGGAGTACAGCTGCCTCGCCACCGCGTTCTGCCCGCCCGAGTTCACCCTCGGCGAGCTGCAACAGGTCTACGAGGCCGTGTGGGGCACGCCCCTCGACCGGCCCAACTTCCGCCGCAAGGTGCTCGCCACGCCCGGCTTCGTCGAGGCCGTCCCCGGTGCCTCCCGGCTCACCGGCGGCCGCGGCAAGCCCGCCGCGCTGTACCGCGCGGGCACCGCCACCGCCCTCCATCCACCGCTGCTCCGGCCGACCCCGGAAGGACCCTCCGCATGA
- a CDS encoding DNA polymerase beta superfamily protein: MRPEILVRDHTVYACVMGSRAFGLATDGSDTDRRGVFLAPTPLFWRFDKPPTHIEGPAEEQFSWELERFCELALRANPNILECLHSPLVEYVDDTGRELIELRGAFLSRQTHDTFARYAVGQRKKLEADVRNHGAPRWKHAMHLLRLLMSVRDLLRTGELTIDVGDQREPLLSVKRGEVPWPRVESWMTALAEETERAAERSPLPAEPDRRRVEDFLVRVRRASALQPDPYDEVVQRVVDGRGVGQG, encoded by the coding sequence ATGCGCCCCGAGATCCTGGTCCGCGACCACACCGTCTACGCCTGTGTCATGGGTTCGCGTGCCTTCGGTCTGGCCACGGACGGCAGCGACACCGACCGCCGGGGCGTCTTCCTCGCCCCCACTCCCCTGTTCTGGCGCTTCGACAAGCCGCCCACGCACATCGAGGGCCCGGCCGAGGAGCAGTTCAGCTGGGAGCTGGAGCGCTTCTGCGAGCTGGCGCTGCGTGCGAACCCCAACATCCTGGAGTGTCTGCACTCCCCGCTCGTGGAGTACGTCGACGACACCGGCCGCGAGCTGATCGAGCTGCGCGGCGCCTTCCTGTCCCGGCAGACCCACGACACGTTCGCGCGCTATGCCGTCGGGCAGCGCAAGAAGCTCGAAGCGGACGTCCGCAACCACGGCGCCCCGCGCTGGAAGCACGCCATGCATCTGCTGCGGCTGCTGATGAGCGTCCGCGATCTGCTGCGCACCGGCGAGCTGACCATCGACGTCGGTGATCAGCGCGAGCCGCTGCTGAGCGTGAAGCGCGGCGAGGTCCCGTGGCCGCGGGTCGAGTCGTGGATGACCGCTCTGGCGGAGGAGACCGAGCGGGCCGCCGAGCGGAGCCCGCTGCCCGCCGAGCCGGACCGGCGGCGCGTGGAGGACTTCCTCGTGCGCGTCCGCCGTGCCTCAGCCCTCCAGCCGGACCCGTACGACGAGGTCGTGCAGCGCGTCGTAGACGGTAGGGGCGTCGGGCAGGGCTGA
- a CDS encoding pseudouridine synthase yields the protein MRSSGSGKSGGTGGRGNHRGAGNNRDQKQGGQGGRPRKPRPEERRYDVGPGASPDGPKSGRGGAARGGAKGGPKKPQPQRGRTAPAQSREFETRAEERNRERYAGKKDIKLPKTFPGAEQEGERLQKVLARAGYGSRRACEELIEQARVEVNGEIVLEQGKRVDPEKDEVRVDGLTVATQSYQFFSLNKPAGVVSTMEDPEGRQCLGDYVTNRETRLFHVGRLDTETEGVILLTNHGELAHRLAHPKYGVKKTYLAAIVGPIPRDLGKQLKDGIQLEDGYARADHFRVVEQIGKNYLVEVTLHEGRKHIVRRMLAEAGFPVEKLVRTSFGPITLGDQKSGWLRRLSNTEVGMLMKEVDL from the coding sequence ATGCGAAGCAGCGGCAGCGGCAAGAGTGGCGGCACCGGCGGACGCGGTAACCACCGCGGGGCCGGCAACAACCGGGACCAGAAGCAGGGCGGCCAGGGCGGCCGGCCCCGCAAGCCCCGCCCCGAGGAGCGCCGCTACGACGTCGGCCCCGGCGCCTCCCCGGACGGCCCGAAGTCGGGTCGCGGCGGCGCGGCGCGCGGTGGCGCGAAGGGCGGCCCGAAGAAGCCCCAGCCGCAGCGCGGGCGGACGGCTCCGGCACAGTCCCGGGAGTTCGAGACGCGCGCCGAGGAGCGCAACCGCGAGCGGTACGCGGGCAAGAAGGACATCAAGCTGCCCAAGACCTTCCCGGGCGCCGAGCAGGAGGGCGAGCGGCTCCAGAAGGTCCTCGCGCGCGCGGGCTACGGCTCCCGGCGGGCCTGCGAGGAGCTGATCGAGCAGGCGCGGGTCGAGGTCAACGGCGAGATCGTGCTGGAGCAGGGCAAGCGGGTCGACCCGGAGAAGGACGAGGTCAGGGTCGACGGCCTGACCGTGGCGACGCAGTCGTACCAGTTCTTCTCGCTGAACAAGCCCGCCGGTGTCGTCTCCACCATGGAGGACCCCGAGGGTCGTCAGTGCCTCGGTGACTACGTCACCAACCGGGAGACGCGGCTCTTCCACGTCGGCCGTCTCGACACCGAGACCGAGGGCGTCATCCTGCTCACCAACCACGGCGAGCTGGCGCACCGGCTGGCGCACCCCAAGTACGGCGTGAAGAAGACCTACCTCGCGGCCATCGTCGGCCCGATCCCGCGCGACCTGGGCAAGCAGCTCAAGGACGGCATCCAGCTGGAGGACGGCTACGCGCGTGCGGACCACTTCCGGGTGGTCGAGCAGATCGGCAAGAACTACCTCGTCGAGGTGACCCTGCACGAGGGCCGCAAGCACATCGTGCGCCGGATGCTGGCCGAGGCCGGCTTCCCGGTCGAGAAGCTGGTGCGCACCTCCTTCGGGCCGATCACCCTGGGCGACCAGAAGTCGGGCTGGCTGCGCCGTCTGTCGAACACCGAGGTCGGCATGCTGATGAAGGAAGTCGACCTGTAG
- a CDS encoding prephenate dehydrogenase, with amino-acid sequence MRTALVIGTGLIGTSAALALVSRGVVVHLADHDPEQARTAAALGAGTDEAPEGPVDLAIVAAPPAHVAGVLADAMRRGAARGYLDVASVKGGPRRELQALGLDLSAYLGTHPMSGREKSGPLAASADLFEGRPWVLTPTRDTDTEVLNLALELVSHCRAVPVVMDADAHDRAVALVSHMPHLVSSMVAARLEHAEEAAVRLCGQGIRDVTRIAASDPRMWIDILSANPGPVADLLADVSADLDETVQALRALQSSDESKRRAGSAGIEDVLRRGNAGQVRVPGKHGSAPRLYETVAVLIDDQPGQLARIFADAGRAGVNIEDVRIEHATGQQAGLVQLMVEPNAVPMLTAALRERGWAIRQ; translated from the coding sequence GTGAGAACCGCACTCGTCATCGGCACCGGCCTGATCGGTACCTCCGCCGCGCTCGCCCTGGTGAGCCGGGGCGTCGTCGTCCACCTCGCCGACCACGACCCGGAGCAGGCCCGCACCGCGGCCGCGCTCGGAGCAGGGACGGACGAGGCGCCCGAGGGGCCCGTGGACCTCGCGATCGTCGCCGCGCCGCCCGCCCATGTGGCCGGGGTGCTCGCCGACGCCATGCGGCGCGGTGCGGCGCGCGGCTACCTGGACGTGGCCAGCGTCAAGGGCGGGCCGCGGCGCGAGCTCCAGGCGCTGGGCCTCGATCTGTCGGCCTACCTCGGCACCCATCCGATGTCGGGCCGGGAGAAGTCCGGACCGCTGGCCGCGAGCGCCGACCTCTTCGAGGGCCGCCCCTGGGTGCTCACGCCCACCCGGGACACCGACACCGAGGTCCTGAACCTTGCCCTGGAGCTGGTCTCGCACTGCCGGGCCGTTCCGGTCGTCATGGACGCGGACGCCCACGACCGGGCCGTGGCGCTCGTCTCCCACATGCCGCATCTGGTCTCCAGCATGGTCGCCGCCCGCCTGGAGCACGCGGAGGAGGCGGCCGTACGGCTGTGCGGGCAGGGGATCCGGGATGTGACCCGGATCGCCGCGTCCGACCCCCGGATGTGGATCGACATCCTCTCCGCCAACCCGGGACCGGTCGCCGACCTCCTCGCGGACGTCTCCGCTGACCTCGACGAGACGGTGCAGGCGCTGCGGGCCCTGCAGTCCTCGGACGAGTCGAAGCGCCGCGCGGGCTCGGCCGGGATCGAGGACGTGCTGCGGCGCGGCAACGCGGGACAGGTCCGGGTCCCCGGCAAGCACGGCTCCGCGCCGAGGCTCTACGAGACGGTCGCGGTCCTGATCGACGACCAGCCCGGACAGCTGGCCCGTATCTTCGCCGACGCCGGCCGGGCCGGGGTCAACATCGAGGACGTCCGCATCGAGCACGCGACCGGGCAGCAGGCCGGTCTGGTGCAGCTGATGGTCGAGCCGAACGCGGTGCCGATGCTGACGGCGGCGCTGCGGGAGCGGGGCTGGGCGATCCGCCAGTGA
- a CDS encoding ADP-ribosylglycohydrolase family protein: MTALVKKRAATGALIGLALGDAMGFPTEFNDVPSILAMFGPWRELDLPKRAIVSDDTQMTLALGKGLRTAMDRGVLAPKRLERPVREEFVNWYQSPENNRAPGRTCLVACNLLKTEGRPWQEAGQIDSKGCGANMRVAPIGLAPGLSDEQRAGAAQLQSALTHGHPTALAASDLTAHAVRLLAQGAEPTGLVGLLRSYAYDNRTRYHHTWLGDLWARSHDPSPEHFIARGWDECLGVLERLQEAVREGSVETDPCLATGEGWIAEEAMATGLLCFLLLVDEPVTALRRAACTSGDSDSIACLTGAFAGAYLGADAWPREWADRIEYRGDLLTLGALWDA; this comes from the coding sequence ATGACCGCCCTCGTGAAGAAGCGCGCCGCCACCGGTGCCCTGATCGGCCTCGCCCTCGGGGACGCGATGGGGTTCCCCACCGAGTTCAACGACGTGCCGTCGATCCTGGCCATGTTCGGGCCGTGGCGGGAGCTGGACCTGCCGAAGCGGGCGATCGTCAGCGACGACACCCAGATGACGCTGGCGCTGGGCAAGGGGCTGCGCACGGCCATGGACCGGGGCGTGCTCGCGCCCAAGCGGCTGGAGCGGCCGGTCCGGGAGGAGTTCGTGAACTGGTACCAGTCGCCCGAGAACAACCGGGCGCCGGGCCGGACCTGCCTTGTCGCCTGCAACCTCCTGAAGACCGAGGGCCGCCCCTGGCAGGAGGCCGGCCAGATCGACTCCAAGGGCTGCGGCGCCAACATGCGCGTCGCGCCCATCGGCCTCGCCCCCGGACTGAGCGACGAACAACGCGCGGGCGCCGCCCAGTTGCAGTCCGCGCTCACCCACGGCCACCCCACCGCGCTCGCCGCCTCCGACCTCACCGCCCACGCCGTACGGCTGCTCGCCCAGGGCGCCGAGCCGACCGGACTCGTCGGACTGCTGCGGTCGTACGCCTACGACAACCGCACCCGCTACCACCACACCTGGCTCGGCGACCTGTGGGCCCGCAGCCACGACCCGAGCCCCGAGCACTTCATCGCGCGCGGCTGGGACGAGTGCCTGGGCGTCCTGGAGCGGCTCCAGGAGGCCGTGCGGGAGGGCTCGGTCGAGACCGATCCGTGCCTGGCCACCGGAGAGGGCTGGATCGCCGAGGAGGCCATGGCCACCGGACTGCTGTGCTTCCTGCTCCTCGTCGACGAACCGGTCACGGCGCTGCGCCGGGCCGCCTGCACCTCAGGCGACTCCGACTCCATCGCGTGCCTCACGGGCGCCTTCGCGGGGGCGTACCTCGGCGCCGATGCATGGCCCAGGGAGTGGGCGGACCGGATCGAGTACCGGGGCGACCTGCTCACCCTCGGCGCCCTCTGGGACGCTTAG
- a CDS encoding DNA polymerase beta superfamily protein, with protein MIDALDIDLAPVVAEQPDPVLFATVSGAHLYGFPSRDSDVDLRGVHLLPAADLLGLREPAETRSRMWDRDGAEMDLVTHDLRKFVRLMLRRNGYVLEQLLSPLVVHTTDAHRELAALAPGVLTGHHAHHYRGFANTQWRLFTKTRELKPLLYTFRVLLTGIHLMRGGEVQAHLPTLLGEVTEAPGYLPELIAAKTEREHGAAEVDHARVEGDVERLHALLDEAQAASALPDAPTVYDALHDLVVRVRLEG; from the coding sequence ATGATCGACGCCCTGGACATCGACCTCGCGCCCGTCGTCGCCGAACAGCCCGACCCGGTGCTCTTCGCGACCGTCTCGGGCGCCCATCTGTACGGCTTCCCGTCCCGGGACTCCGACGTGGACCTGCGGGGCGTGCACCTGCTGCCCGCCGCCGACCTGCTCGGGCTGCGTGAGCCCGCCGAGACCCGGTCCCGGATGTGGGACCGGGACGGCGCGGAGATGGACCTGGTCACCCATGACCTGCGCAAGTTCGTCCGGCTGATGCTCCGCCGCAACGGCTACGTCCTGGAGCAGCTGCTCTCCCCGCTCGTCGTGCACACCACCGACGCGCACCGCGAGCTGGCCGCGCTCGCCCCCGGCGTCCTCACCGGCCACCACGCGCATCACTACCGGGGCTTCGCCAACACCCAGTGGCGGCTCTTCACCAAGACCAGGGAGCTCAAGCCGCTGCTCTACACCTTCCGGGTGCTGCTCACCGGCATCCATCTGATGCGCGGCGGCGAGGTGCAGGCCCATCTGCCGACCCTCCTCGGGGAGGTCACCGAGGCACCGGGCTACCTGCCGGAGCTGATCGCGGCCAAGACGGAACGGGAGCACGGGGCGGCCGAGGTCGACCACGCGCGCGTGGAGGGTGATGTGGAGCGGCTGCACGCCCTGCTGGACGAGGCCCAGGCCGCGTCAGCCCTGCCCGACGCCCCTACCGTCTACGACGCGCTGCACGACCTCGTCGTACGGGTCCGGCTGGAGGGCTGA
- the aroH gene encoding chorismate mutase, protein MAVRAVRGAVQLDVDEAGHMDERVGALLTAVLERNGLTTDDLISIWFTATPDLHSDFPAAAARKLGIVDVPLICAQELDIEGAMPRVVRVLAHIESELPRAEVAHVYLGAAAALRKDIAQ, encoded by the coding sequence GTGGCGGTACGAGCGGTCCGGGGCGCCGTCCAACTCGACGTGGACGAGGCCGGCCACATGGACGAGCGGGTCGGGGCCCTGCTCACCGCCGTCCTCGAGCGCAACGGCCTGACCACCGACGACCTGATCAGCATCTGGTTCACGGCCACGCCCGATCTGCACAGCGACTTCCCGGCCGCCGCGGCCCGCAAGCTCGGCATCGTGGACGTGCCCCTGATCTGCGCGCAGGAACTGGACATCGAGGGTGCCATGCCCCGGGTGGTCCGGGTGCTCGCGCACATCGAGTCCGAGCTGCCCCGGGCCGAGGTCGCGCATGTCTACCTCGGTGCCGCGGCCGCCCTGCGCAAGGACATCGCCCAGTGA
- the scpB gene encoding SMC-Scp complex subunit ScpB: MSEEISGLGAVADLDLKPALEAVLMVVDEPATEEHLAKILQRPRRQIADALRALADEYTVQGRGFELRLIAGGWRFYSRPEYAPAVEGFVLDGQQARLTQAALETLAVVAYRQPVSRSRVSAVRGVNCDGVMRTLLQRGLVEEAGTEPETGAILYTTTNYFLERMGLRGLDELPELAPFLPEAEAIEAETQEAVPSFDPDAPDSEDADDKTTEL, encoded by the coding sequence GTGAGCGAGGAGATCAGCGGTCTCGGCGCCGTCGCCGACCTCGATCTCAAGCCCGCCCTGGAGGCCGTCCTCATGGTCGTGGACGAGCCCGCGACCGAGGAGCATCTCGCCAAGATCCTCCAGCGGCCCCGGCGGCAGATCGCGGACGCGCTGCGCGCGCTGGCCGACGAGTACACCGTCCAGGGCCGCGGCTTCGAGCTGCGGCTGATCGCGGGCGGCTGGCGTTTCTACTCGCGGCCCGAGTACGCGCCGGCCGTCGAGGGCTTCGTGCTGGACGGCCAGCAGGCCCGGCTCACCCAGGCCGCGCTGGAGACCCTCGCGGTGGTGGCGTACCGGCAGCCGGTCAGCCGCAGCCGGGTCTCGGCGGTGCGCGGAGTCAACTGCGACGGTGTGATGCGCACCCTGCTCCAGCGCGGTCTGGTCGAGGAGGCGGGCACGGAACCCGAAACAGGTGCGATCCTGTACACGACGACGAACTACTTCCTGGAACGGATGGGCCTGCGCGGCCTGGACGAGCTCCCGGAGCTCGCGCCCTTCCTCCCCGAGGCGGAGGCGATCGAGGCCGAGACCCAGGAGGCCGTACCGTCGTTCGATCCGGACGCTCCGGATTCCGAGGACGCAGACGACAAGACGACGGAACTTTGA
- a CDS encoding TIGR03086 family metal-binding protein yields MNPGELLERSLAYALGSVAEVRAETLTRGTPCAEWDLAELLGHLDDSVDALYEGLTGGRIGLVPRDDRACRFRTRACAVLGAWAAGPPDRVLVGERPLEVRVLAAVGAVEIAVHGWDVAQASGRPRPIPEALAAELLPVVRCVVAGEDRGVRFAAPVAVPEGAGPQARLLGFLGRRDSFPG; encoded by the coding sequence ATGAACCCCGGGGAGCTGCTGGAGCGTTCGCTGGCCTACGCCCTGGGCAGCGTCGCGGAGGTCCGGGCGGAGACCCTCACGCGGGGCACGCCGTGCGCCGAGTGGGACCTCGCGGAGCTGCTGGGGCATCTGGACGACTCCGTGGACGCGCTGTACGAGGGGCTGACCGGCGGGCGGATCGGCCTGGTGCCGCGGGACGACCGCGCCTGCCGCTTCCGTACGCGCGCGTGCGCGGTGCTGGGCGCCTGGGCCGCGGGGCCGCCGGACCGGGTGCTGGTGGGTGAACGGCCGCTGGAGGTACGGGTGCTGGCGGCGGTCGGCGCCGTCGAGATCGCCGTGCACGGCTGGGACGTGGCCCAGGCGAGCGGGCGGCCCCGGCCGATCCCGGAGGCCCTCGCGGCCGAGCTGCTGCCGGTCGTGCGGTGCGTGGTGGCGGGGGAGGACCGGGGGGTGCGGTTCGCGGCGCCGGTCGCCGTGCCCGAGGGAGCGGGGCCGCAGGCCCGGCTGCTGGGCTTCCTGGGGCGGCGCGATTCCTTTCCGGGGTGA
- a CDS encoding MFS transporter encodes MTETLKAPLSTSRPDRASPPRAWTVILAGLGALLCSLDVVVVATALPALRADFGASLSELEWTINAYNLAFACLTLTGAALGDRFGRRRMYVVGLAVFTLASAAAALAGGTGQLIGARLVQGAGAAVLLPLTLTLISEAFPAEKRGVAIGVWGGVTGLGVAAGPVLGGAVTEGLSWQWIFWLNVPIGLVMIPLAARKLHESHGTRPQLDIVGLVLAAVGLTGLAWAPVRAPEAGWGSAEALAALAAGIVFVAAFLEWERRGARYPMLPLGHFRNRGFSTANAAAFLLFASLLGALFMITQLFQFGLGYSPLEAGVRILVWNAMPLLVAPVAGALADRYGTRPFMLAGLALMGLGLGLLAWQVEPGVGYGSLVVPLIVAGVGISLTFPSVANAVTSSVPLTEAGVAAGVNNALRELGGVFGVATVAAVFTTYGGYGSPAAFLDGAAPALWVSAGIAAAGAAVSLFAPSRRPAELDS; translated from the coding sequence ATGACCGAGACCCTCAAGGCCCCCCTCAGCACCTCGCGCCCCGACCGGGCGTCACCACCGCGCGCGTGGACGGTGATTCTGGCCGGACTCGGCGCGCTGCTGTGCTCCCTGGACGTCGTGGTCGTCGCCACCGCGCTGCCCGCGCTGCGCGCCGACTTCGGGGCGAGCCTGTCCGAGCTGGAATGGACGATCAACGCCTACAACCTGGCCTTCGCCTGTCTCACCCTGACCGGCGCCGCGCTCGGCGACCGCTTCGGACGGCGACGCATGTACGTCGTCGGGCTCGCCGTGTTCACGCTCGCCTCCGCCGCCGCTGCCCTCGCCGGCGGCACCGGCCAGCTCATCGGGGCGCGTCTGGTGCAGGGCGCCGGGGCCGCCGTACTGCTGCCGCTCACCCTGACCCTGATCAGCGAGGCGTTCCCGGCCGAGAAGCGGGGCGTGGCGATCGGGGTGTGGGGCGGGGTGACCGGCCTCGGGGTGGCGGCCGGGCCGGTGCTGGGCGGGGCCGTGACCGAGGGCCTGTCCTGGCAGTGGATCTTCTGGCTGAACGTCCCGATCGGGCTGGTGATGATTCCCCTCGCGGCCAGGAAACTGCACGAGAGCCACGGCACCCGGCCCCAGCTCGACATCGTCGGCCTGGTGCTGGCGGCCGTCGGGCTGACCGGTCTTGCCTGGGCGCCGGTGCGGGCGCCGGAGGCGGGCTGGGGGAGCGCCGAGGCGCTGGCCGCGCTGGCGGCCGGGATCGTGTTCGTGGCCGCGTTCCTGGAGTGGGAGCGCCGGGGCGCCCGGTATCCGATGCTGCCGCTCGGCCACTTCCGCAACCGGGGCTTCTCCACCGCCAACGCGGCCGCCTTCCTGCTCTTCGCCTCGCTGCTCGGCGCGCTCTTCATGATCACGCAGCTGTTCCAGTTCGGGCTCGGCTACTCGCCCCTGGAGGCGGGCGTACGGATCCTCGTCTGGAACGCCATGCCCCTGCTGGTCGCGCCGGTCGCCGGCGCGCTCGCGGACCGGTACGGCACCCGGCCCTTCATGCTCGCGGGCCTGGCCCTCATGGGCCTCGGCCTCGGCCTGCTGGCCTGGCAGGTCGAACCCGGTGTCGGCTACGGCAGCCTCGTCGTCCCGCTGATCGTCGCGGGCGTCGGCATCTCGCTCACCTTCCCGAGCGTCGCCAACGCCGTCACCTCCTCGGTGCCGCTGACCGAGGCGGGCGTCGCGGCCGGCGTCAACAACGCCCTGCGGGAACTCGGCGGGGTCTTCGGCGTCGCCACCGTCGCGGCGGTCTTCACGACGTACGGCGGCTACGGCTCACCGGCCGCCTTCCTGGACGGGGCCGCGCCCGCGCTGTGGGTGTCGGCGGGGATCGCGGCGGCCGGGGCCGCGGTGTCGCTGTTCGCACCCTCGCGGCGGCCGGCGGAGCTCGATTCCTAG